The sequence below is a genomic window from Draconibacterium halophilum.
GGATGATATTACGATGCTTAAACAATATGGCACCGTAGTTAATGTTGATGAAGAGGGATATGTGTTCAAATTTGCTGTTATCGACCCTGAGTTTATCCCGATGATGGATATTGAACTTCTACAGGGAGATAATTTTTCGAAGGATATCCAAAGTCAAATGGGCAAAAGTTATATTGTTAACGAGGCGGGATGGGATATTCTAAAAAACTCAAAAACAAAAGATGCCGGTTATAAAATAAATGACGGGACCTTACTTGGGGTAATAAAAAATTTCCATTTTGAATCGTTTCACAATAAAATTGAACCCATGATTTTTTATTGGGCGAATAACAACTACTACAACAAAGCATTGTTAAAACTAACTGCAGGAAACACTGCTCAAACCATCAATTATATTGATAAAGTATATAAAGAAATGGCTCCCGAAAGTTTATGCAAGTATCAATTTGTTGATGAAGAATTTAATTATTTATACAATACTGAAAGGATGATGGTGAGGCTGCTGGGCATTTTCTCATTGTTAGCCATATTTATTGCTACGCTTGGTATTATTTCACTTTCAACCATGGCGGCAGAAACCCGAACCAAGGAAATTGGCATACGAAAAGTAAACGGCGCTAAAATATCAGAAATATTAAGCATGCTAAATAAAGACTTTGTAAAATGGGTGGCACTTGCATTTGTTGTAGCAACCCCAATTGCCTATTTCGTCATGAATAAATGGCTAGAAAGCTTCGCCTACAAAACCAGTTTAAGTTGGTGGATTTTTGCCCTGGCCGGATTACTGGCGTTAGGAATTGCATTGTTAACAGTTAGCTGGCAGAGTTGGAGGGCAGCTACGAGGAATCCGGTTGAAGCACTTCGATATGAATAAAACAATTAAATTATAATTCCATGTTTAAACATTTTATTAAAATAAGTTTACGAAACATTCTTAAAAACAAGGTAAATACTACACTGAATGTAACAAGTTTAGCCTTAGGAATTACTATTTCGTTGTTGATAGCAACTTATGCAATTAATGAATTAAATACAGATAAATTCCATTCGCAAGAAGAACACATTTATAAAGTAAGTTATGGCAATTCAAGTTTAACTCCGGGACCATTAAATGAGTTTCTAAAAAATCAATTCCCAGAAATTGAGCAGACTGCTCATATTGAAACGCGACAATTAAATATGTTTTCACCGGTGGTTCAGTTTAGAAACAAATCGTTCGAAATTGAGAGGTATTATTCTGCGAACCCGGGATTTTTCGAAATATTTGACTTTGAAGTTCTACAGGGCGATATTCAATCAGCCATGGAATCGCCATTTTCGATGATACTTACCGAAAGTGAGGCAGCCCGGATTTTTGGCGAAACAAATCCAATTGGCGAAACAGTAACATGGAAAAGCAGACAAGACGATACATTTACCGTAAGGGCAATTGTAAAAGATTTGCCTTCAAATTCATCCATTCAATTTAATGGTTTGGTTTCCGACGCATCGATTAATGGAATGAGAGGCAACTATTATTCTGAAAATTGGGGTCACACGGTTTACGAAAGTTATCTGCTTGTAAAGCCTAACATTGTTGTGGCTGAGTTTGAAGAAAAACTTCAAAAAAATCTTATTGCCCATTACGCCAGTCAATTATCAAATAATGAAAGCGCCAACGACGCCGAATTAAATCCACTTTCGCTGCATCGTTTAAGGGATGTTTATTTTGATAAAAGCCTAAGTAACGACACTACTAACCGTGGAAATATAATGTTGGTGAATATTCTTTTAGTTATTGGTGGAATTGTAATGTTGCTGTCGGTTATTAACTATGTAAACCTTACCACAGCCCGCGCATCCAACAGGCATAAAGAAATTGGCGTTCAAAAACTAATCGGATCAAGCCGTAGAAATCTCATTTTCCAATACCTGTCGGAAACTACAATCGTTAGTTTTCTTGCTGTAGTTGCAGGTGCATTTTTTGCCTTGATTTTAGTTAAACGATATGGTGTTTTTATGAATGTCACCAACGGATTAACATTTCAACCCAGAATGTTTCTGATGCTTATTCCTACAATTCTACTCTTGGGTTTTGTTGCAGGAATTTACCCCGCACTTTTGCTTTCGTCGAAAAAAGCCATCGAGATAATTAAAATGAAAACCGGTAATAATAGCGGTGGAGGCAACCTGCGACGCGCACTTATTATTTTTCAATTCTCGGTTACAATCGTTCTTATTACTGCTACTTTTTTAATCTTCAAACAAGTTAATTACATAAAGGATAAAGACCTTGGAATACCTAGCGAGCAAGTTGTTTACGCAAAACTGCCTTTCCAGATTTTAGCAGGAAAAAAAGAGACTCTTCGAGAGCGTTTACACACATTGCCTGAAGTACAAGAAATCGCTTTCTCGAGTAATATGTTCGGAGGGATTGAGGGATTGAACAGCCAGGAGATTGATGGAAAAATGCTAAACTTTGCTACAACTTGGGTGGATGCCGAATTTATTGAACTCTACAATTTACAACTTGCTGATGGACGATTTTTCTCAAAAAACCTAAAGACCGATGAAAATGCCACTGCACTTTTAAATGAAGCAGCGGTAAGAGAGTTTGGAGTTGAAGATCCTTTTCAATTAAATATTCGCATACCGGGAGGAAAAGCTAAAGTGGTTGGTATTGTTAAAGATTTCAATTATAAATCGTTACACAATCGTATCGAGCCGCTTGCAATAATTTATTTGCCAGGGCAGGGACAATATGTAAATCTGAAAATTGCTGGAAACGATCTAGTCAAAACCTTAGCAAAAATCAGTTCAGTTTGGGATGAACTAGCTCCGGGGTTTCCTTTCAGCTACCATTTTCTCGACCAAAGTTTTGAAAAGCTATACAAAAAAGATGAGCAAATGGCCAAAGCAGTTTCGCTGTTTTCTCTCATAGCAATTGCAATTGCAGTGCTGGGTATACTTGGCCTTTCCTTTTTTTGGCAGAAAATCGCACCAAAGAAATCGGTATCCGAAAAGTAAATGGTGCTCGTATATCAGAAATACTTACAATGCTAAATCGCGACTTTATAAAATGGGTAGCCATAGCTTTTGTAATAGCCACCCCGGTTGCTTACTATTCAATGAATAAATGGCTCGAAAACTTTGCTTACAAAACTACTTTAAGCTGGTGGATTTTTGCACTGGCCGGATTACTGGCTTTGGGCATTGCATTGCTAACGGTGAGCTGGCAAAGTTGGCGTGCTGCAACGCGGAATCCTGTCGAAGCACTTCGATATGAGTAGTGAGAAGTGCGTAGATCATCGATAGCGAAGCGTATCGGGATTGAGGTACTGATGTATGAATAACCCCAAACTCCAACGTAGCTAAAAGCAGTTACCAAACAAATTACGAAGCTTATTCATACCTTTATAGGTATTACTCAAACTTAAAAGAGAACAAAATGCATCAAATTATTTACCTGGTTTTATCATTTATTTTGACGGTTCCAGCTTTCGCTCAAAATTATCAAACCACCGGAAAAATCATTGTCGATGATCCGAGCCTGGACGATTTGATCGATGTTTCTGCAGGCATAGAAATTCTGGCTGATGGCTTTGGTTGGTCAGAGGGACCGCTCTGGCTGACCTCTGTGAACAAACTTATTTTTTCAGATATTCCTGACAATTCGATTTATGAATGGAGTGAATCCGATGGACTGCAGTTGTATCTTAAACCATCGGGATATACCGGGGAACAAGCCAGAGGGGGAGAGCTTGGTTCCAATGCCTTACTTTTGG
It includes:
- a CDS encoding ABC transporter permease, with product MFKHFIKISLRNILKNKVNTTLNVTSLALGITISLLIATYAINELNTDKFHSQEEHIYKVSYGNSSLTPGPLNEFLKNQFPEIEQTAHIETRQLNMFSPVVQFRNKSFEIERYYSANPGFFEIFDFEVLQGDIQSAMESPFSMILTESEAARIFGETNPIGETVTWKSRQDDTFTVRAIVKDLPSNSSIQFNGLVSDASINGMRGNYYSENWGHTVYESYLLVKPNIVVAEFEEKLQKNLIAHYASQLSNNESANDAELNPLSLHRLRDVYFDKSLSNDTTNRGNIMLVNILLVIGGIVMLLSVINYVNLTTARASNRHKEIGVQKLIGSSRRNLIFQYLSETTIVSFLAVVAGAFFALILVKRYGVFMNVTNGLTFQPRMFLMLIPTILLLGFVAGIYPALLLSSKKAIEIIKMKTGNNSGGGNLRRALIIFQFSVTIVLITATFLIFKQVNYIKDKDLGIPSEQVVYAKLPFQILAGKKETLRERLHTLPEVQEIAFSSNMFGGIEGLNSQEIDGKMLNFATTWVDAEFIELYNLQLADGRFFSKNLKTDENATALLNEAAVREFGVEDPFQLNIRIPGGKAKVVGIVKDFNYKSLHNRIEPLAIIYLPGQGQYVNLKIAGNDLVKTLAKISSVWDELAPGFPFSYHFLDQSFEKLYKKDEQMAKAVSLFSLIAIAIAVLGILGLSFFWQKIAPKKSVSEK
- a CDS encoding ABC transporter permease, with translation MAENRTKEIGIRKVNGARISEILTMLNRDFIKWVAIAFVIATPVAYYSMNKWLENFAYKTTLSWWIFALAGLLALGIALLTVSWQSWRAATRNPVEALRYE